The following proteins come from a genomic window of Nostoc sp. ATCC 53789:
- the rpmF gene encoding 50S ribosomal protein L32 — protein sequence MAVPKKKTSKSKRDKRRATWRHKAVVEAQKALSLGKSILTGRSTFVYPTAEEEEEES from the coding sequence ATGGCTGTTCCTAAGAAGAAAACTTCCAAATCAAAACGAGATAAACGTCGAGCTACCTGGAGGCACAAAGCCGTCGTCGAAGCTCAGAAAGCCCTCTCTCTGGGTAAGTCAATTTTGACTGGACGTTCTACATTTGTGTATCCAACGGCTGAAGAAGAGGAAGAAGAATCATAA
- a CDS encoding sulfite oxidase-like oxidoreductase, which yields MLGKFFQKPGKEEGERVPPGQHLAKGFPVLTYGATPQVSIEEWEFRVWGLAKPATFSWSDFMALPQHEFTADFHCVTRWSKLDVKWTGIKVTDFMDLIELDPKVAHIMEHCYGGYTTNISVEDFIREENFFAFKVFGEDLPSEHGGPMRLVVPHLYAWKSAKWINGLEFLAGEELGFWERNGYHRRGEPWAEERYSNAFGF from the coding sequence ATGCTAGGAAAATTTTTTCAAAAACCAGGGAAAGAAGAGGGGGAACGGGTTCCTCCTGGTCAACACTTAGCTAAAGGTTTCCCCGTACTAACTTACGGCGCAACTCCTCAAGTCAGCATTGAGGAATGGGAGTTTCGAGTTTGGGGTTTGGCAAAACCTGCTACCTTTAGCTGGTCAGACTTTATGGCGCTACCTCAACACGAATTTACGGCAGACTTCCACTGCGTAACGCGCTGGTCTAAGCTTGATGTCAAATGGACTGGCATTAAAGTTACAGATTTCATGGATCTGATTGAGCTAGATCCAAAAGTAGCCCACATTATGGAACACTGCTACGGCGGCTACACTACAAATATTTCTGTAGAAGATTTCATCCGGGAAGAAAACTTCTTTGCCTTTAAAGTCTTTGGTGAAGACCTTCCATCTGAACACGGTGGCCCGATGCGGCTAGTTGTTCCCCACCTCTACGCTTGGAAAAGTGCTAAGTGGATTAATGGTTTAGAGTTTTTAGCTGGTGAAGAACTTGGTTTTTGGGAGCGCAATGGCTACCATCGCCGTGGTGAACCTTGGGCTGAGGAGCGTTACAGCAACGCTTTTGGATTTTAG
- the groES gene encoding co-chaperone GroES has translation MAALSLSVSTVKPLSDRVFVKVNASEEKTAGGLYLPDTAKEKPQVGEVVALGPGKRNEDGSRQELEIKVGDKVLYSKYAGTDIKLGTEEYVLLSEKDILAVVI, from the coding sequence ATGGCAGCCTTATCTTTAAGCGTTTCTACAGTTAAACCTTTGAGCGATCGCGTTTTCGTAAAAGTGAACGCCTCAGAGGAAAAGACCGCAGGTGGTCTGTATTTGCCCGATACCGCCAAGGAAAAGCCCCAGGTAGGGGAAGTAGTTGCCCTTGGCCCTGGCAAGCGTAACGAAGACGGTAGCCGTCAGGAATTGGAAATTAAAGTCGGCGATAAAGTGTTGTACTCCAAGTACGCTGGCACTGACATCAAGCTCGGCACCGAAGAATATGTACTGCTTTCTGAAAAAGATATTTTAGCAGTCGTTATTTAG
- a CDS encoding aldehyde dehydrogenase produces MITTELSKIGDIIQNQREFFETGKTKDVTFRIEQLKNLKQAIIEHEQAIVEALKADLHKPELEIYITEIGVIKEIDYAIKHINTWTKPKKAPVSFDFFSYSAKIYPEPLGVVLIIGPWNYPFQLIISPLVGAIAAGNCAIIKPSEIASYTSDVIAKIITKHFDPAYIAVVEGDVEASQKLLAEKFDHIFFTGGTAIGKIIMAAAAKYLTPVTLELGGKSPCIVDTDINLEHTVRRITWGKFINAGQTCIAPDYLLVNKKIKKDLIDGLKKCLKEFYGDNPVSSPDYARIISQKHFDRLVSFLKDGEVIIGGENQSSERYIAPTVIDNVSSEDSVMQEEIFGPILPIIEYTDVAEAIALINSKPKPLALYLFSQNKNLQKRVLQETSSGGVCINDTVMQVGVSSLPFGGVGDSGIGNYHGKASFDTFSHNKSVLQNSFWLDLKWRYAPYEGKLPLIKKLLG; encoded by the coding sequence ATGATTACCACTGAATTATCTAAGATTGGCGATATTATCCAGAATCAGCGAGAGTTTTTTGAAACTGGTAAAACTAAAGATGTTACTTTTCGCATTGAACAACTTAAAAATCTCAAGCAAGCCATAATTGAGCATGAACAAGCAATAGTCGAGGCATTAAAAGCAGATTTACATAAACCAGAATTGGAGATTTACATTACAGAAATAGGTGTAATTAAGGAAATTGATTATGCTATAAAACATATCAATACCTGGACTAAGCCCAAAAAAGCACCAGTTTCCTTTGATTTTTTTTCCTACTCAGCAAAAATTTATCCAGAACCTTTAGGGGTTGTTTTAATCATTGGCCCTTGGAACTATCCATTTCAGTTAATTATCTCACCGTTAGTAGGTGCGATCGCAGCCGGGAATTGTGCAATTATCAAGCCTTCAGAAATTGCTTCTTATACCTCTGATGTCATTGCTAAGATTATTACCAAACATTTTGACCCAGCTTATATTGCAGTCGTAGAAGGAGATGTGGAAGCAAGTCAAAAACTACTTGCAGAAAAGTTCGATCATATCTTTTTTACTGGTGGCACAGCTATCGGCAAAATTATTATGGCAGCAGCAGCCAAATATCTCACACCAGTGACTTTAGAATTGGGTGGTAAAAGTCCTTGTATAGTAGATACTGATATTAATCTTGAACACACTGTCAGACGAATCACTTGGGGCAAATTTATTAATGCTGGACAAACTTGTATCGCCCCTGACTATCTTTTAGTTAATAAAAAAATCAAAAAAGATTTAATAGATGGGCTGAAAAAATGCCTAAAAGAGTTTTATGGTGATAATCCTGTCAGTAGTCCTGATTATGCCAGGATTATCAGTCAAAAACACTTTGATAGATTGGTTAGTTTTCTCAAAGACGGTGAAGTTATCATCGGTGGAGAAAATCAATCTTCAGAGCGTTATATCGCTCCCACAGTGATTGATAATGTCTCTTCGGAAGATTCTGTAATGCAGGAAGAGATTTTTGGGCCAATTTTACCAATTATTGAATATACTGACGTTGCCGAAGCGATCGCATTGATTAACTCTAAACCTAAACCTCTGGCGTTATACTTATTTTCTCAAAACAAAAATCTGCAAAAGCGAGTTTTACAGGAAACTTCATCTGGTGGGGTCTGCATCAATGACACAGTGATGCAGGTTGGTGTCTCGTCTTTACCATTTGGTGGTGTAGGAGATAGCGGCATTGGCAACTATCACGGCAAAGCTAGTTTTGACACTTTTTCCCATAACAAAAGTGTATTGCAAAACTCCTTCTGGCTCGATTTAAAATGGCGATACGCTCCTTATGAGGGCAAATTACCACTCATAAAGAAACTTTTGGGTTAA
- a CDS encoding NIL domain-containing protein → MAIPNKEVKSNTDILDNRRTQTRIQVRIPKDLHEEPVISRLVSHYGITVIIADAQVSANVPQYSCFDLELRGTVSQIESALTYLDELDLEVLHQSSPEEDGW, encoded by the coding sequence ATGGCAATTCCAAATAAAGAAGTAAAATCTAATACAGATATTTTAGATAATAGACGCACCCAAACTCGCATCCAGGTTCGTATTCCTAAAGACTTGCATGAGGAACCAGTCATTTCACGACTGGTTTCTCACTATGGGATCACAGTTATTATTGCTGATGCTCAGGTAAGCGCAAACGTGCCACAATATAGCTGCTTCGATCTGGAACTGCGAGGTACTGTTTCTCAGATTGAAAGTGCCCTAACTTACCTGGATGAACTGGATTTAGAAGTTTTGCACCAATCCAGCCCTGAAGAAGATGGTTGGTAA
- a CDS encoding ferredoxin, giving the protein MIQSSHQIPKATKSLVEYNALSNCVESFGLAKIQRHIFICADQTIANCCSKRASLEFWEYLKERLKELKLDESQQNYSLCVYRTKANCLRVCCSRPIMVVYLDGVWYRQANLEVIERIIQEHLIGNKVVKEYAFFNHPLPETSLVSCEHLIEA; this is encoded by the coding sequence GTGATCCAGTCAAGCCATCAAATCCCCAAAGCCACTAAATCTCTAGTAGAATATAATGCCCTGAGTAATTGTGTAGAAAGTTTTGGACTTGCAAAAATTCAGCGACACATTTTTATTTGCGCTGACCAGACAATTGCTAATTGCTGCTCAAAACGAGCTAGTCTGGAATTCTGGGAATACTTAAAAGAGCGACTTAAAGAGTTAAAACTTGATGAGTCGCAACAGAATTATTCCTTATGCGTCTACAGAACTAAAGCCAACTGCTTGCGCGTTTGTTGTTCTAGACCCATAATGGTGGTTTACCTTGATGGTGTCTGGTATCGCCAAGCAAACCTGGAAGTTATTGAGCGGATCATCCAAGAACACTTAATAGGCAATAAGGTGGTAAAAGAATATGCGTTTTTCAACCATCCTTTGCCAGAAACTTCCCTAGTTTCTTGTGAACACCTCATAGAGGCTTAA
- a CDS encoding caspase family protein: MANYWAIAIGINHYQLFQPLSCAQADAEALEDFLVTEAGFLPKHCLLMTDTSPPIGDRSTYPTKENILLLLEDLAATSWQPEDYLWLFFSGYGVNYKGKDYLMPAEGNPELVQETGIELRSLMQSLQLADLNVLLLLDINRAFGTQADAPVGEETIELAQELQLATILSCQPEQFSHESSELGHGFFTAALLEALRSGNGSNLSDLESYLSLVMPKLCHHHWRPVQNPATIIPSRAQIILPELAIENGFEANPVIYPEESFAVALAAPPLDDYPRTSAQRGRWGEATVNSSQQVKAYKVEKPKAQPVQESATSLVSQPMAETSLGANPKGRFIPNSSKGYVSRLPSNQPSLPFWKQFILWGGGSLLVAGLIAVVFLRNQETFRIKQISTASPSATASDRQIIENLPSDSTSVVRLNNQSSAQIISSSESKKRNQAVLDLAKMSLRQTQASDLSMAIATARKIKPGEPLYEQAQENIKIWSRMILDLAEGRAKQRQYASAIAAARLITKDEAPYAKAQAAINLWRLEGKQYVSNKTLLDAANALIKSGQASTYNRAIEVAKKVPAGQPGFDSAQKSINKWSEKILDLAKSRAAEGDRSAAIATAALVPEETAAYEDAQDAIQKWQKK, encoded by the coding sequence ATGGCAAATTACTGGGCGATCGCGATTGGCATCAATCACTATCAGTTATTTCAACCTTTAAGTTGTGCCCAAGCCGATGCTGAAGCACTAGAGGATTTTTTGGTGACAGAGGCAGGCTTTCTCCCCAAACATTGCCTGCTAATGACGGATACTTCGCCGCCAATTGGAGATCGATCAACTTATCCAACTAAAGAGAATATTCTGCTGCTGCTTGAGGATTTGGCAGCTACAAGTTGGCAACCGGAAGACTATCTGTGGTTATTCTTTAGCGGTTATGGAGTCAATTACAAGGGCAAAGATTACTTAATGCCAGCAGAGGGCAACCCCGAACTCGTGCAAGAGACTGGCATCGAATTGCGATCGCTAATGCAAAGTCTCCAACTTGCTGACTTGAATGTATTGCTACTACTCGATATCAACCGCGCTTTTGGCACTCAAGCGGATGCTCCCGTTGGTGAAGAAACAATAGAACTAGCCCAAGAACTACAACTAGCGACAATTCTTTCTTGTCAACCAGAACAATTTTCCCACGAAAGTAGCGAATTAGGTCACGGATTCTTTACAGCAGCTTTATTAGAAGCTTTGCGTTCTGGTAATGGCAGTAACCTGTCAGATTTAGAAAGTTACCTAAGTCTGGTCATGCCAAAATTATGTCACCACCACTGGCGGCCTGTCCAAAACCCTGCAACTATTATCCCATCAAGGGCGCAGATAATCTTGCCAGAATTGGCAATAGAAAATGGCTTTGAAGCAAATCCGGTGATTTATCCCGAAGAATCTTTTGCTGTTGCTCTTGCAGCCCCTCCCCTTGACGATTACCCCAGAACTTCAGCACAACGGGGTAGATGGGGAGAAGCTACTGTGAACTCTTCTCAGCAGGTGAAGGCTTATAAGGTTGAGAAGCCTAAAGCTCAACCAGTCCAGGAGTCAGCTACTAGCTTAGTTTCCCAGCCAATGGCGGAAACTTCTTTAGGAGCGAATCCCAAGGGAAGATTTATCCCCAATTCCTCCAAAGGTTACGTCTCTCGATTGCCATCAAATCAGCCAAGTCTCCCTTTTTGGAAACAGTTTATCTTGTGGGGCGGAGGCAGCTTGCTAGTAGCAGGTTTAATTGCCGTAGTTTTTCTTCGCAATCAAGAAACTTTTAGAATTAAGCAAATATCAACTGCATCGCCTAGTGCTACTGCTAGCGATCGCCAGATTATCGAGAACTTACCAAGTGATAGTACTTCAGTAGTTAGACTTAACAATCAATCTAGCGCCCAAATCATCTCTAGTTCCGAGTCGAAAAAGCGGAATCAAGCAGTATTAGACTTGGCGAAAATGTCGCTCAGACAAACTCAGGCTAGTGATTTGAGTATGGCGATCGCTACAGCCCGGAAAATTAAACCTGGTGAACCACTGTACGAACAAGCGCAAGAGAATATTAAGATTTGGAGCCGAATGATTTTAGATTTAGCAGAGGGTCGTGCTAAACAAAGACAATATGCTAGCGCTATTGCCGCCGCTCGATTAATTACCAAAGATGAAGCCCCCTACGCCAAAGCACAAGCAGCAATTAACCTGTGGCGGCTAGAGGGTAAGCAGTATGTGAGTAACAAAACTCTTTTAGATGCAGCTAATGCCTTAATTAAGTCTGGACAGGCATCTACCTACAATCGGGCGATCGAAGTTGCCAAAAAAGTACCAGCAGGTCAACCAGGCTTTGATAGTGCCCAAAAGTCGATCAATAAATGGAGTGAGAAAATTTTAGACCTGGCCAAGAGTCGCGCTGCCGAAGGAGATCGTAGTGCCGCAATTGCGACCGCTGCGTTAGTGCCAGAGGAAACAGCCGCTTATGAAGATGCTCAGGATGCCATTCAAAAATGGCAAAAGAAATAG
- a CDS encoding hybrid sensor histidine kinase/response regulator: MTSQSSRSGKILVVDDSPDNVFLIKTILEEEGYTISTAENGISALAELKASPCDLVLLDLMMPDMDGYEVTKHIRGDMKLPQYIPILLITAHDAPNVAHGLDLGADDFIRKPVTVDELLARVRSLLRLKHSMDERDEIARQREDFVSRLTHDLRTPLVAADRMLMLFQQGALGTLSPQMQEVITIMARSNINLLTMVNTLLEVYRFEAGRKSLAFQPVNLGRLLEEVTGELAPLAQAKTLSLNLDFTEESNTVMGDRLELHRLFTNLIGNAIKFTDSGSVTIRFTSQRQLDKSSQSQLSGKSNPVEYISIAIADTGPGIPTEEQSTIFERFRQGSHKSSGSGLGLYLARRIVEAHQGIILLNSELGKGSVFIVLLPATT; the protein is encoded by the coding sequence ATGACTTCACAATCTTCTCGTTCTGGCAAAATTCTGGTAGTTGATGACTCTCCTGATAACGTGTTTTTGATCAAAACTATCTTGGAGGAAGAAGGTTACACGATTAGCACCGCAGAAAATGGGATTTCGGCTTTAGCAGAATTGAAAGCTTCTCCTTGTGACTTGGTTCTGCTGGATCTGATGATGCCAGATATGGATGGGTACGAAGTCACCAAGCACATTCGCGGTGATATGAAACTGCCGCAATATATCCCCATACTGCTGATTACTGCCCACGATGCACCCAACGTTGCTCACGGATTAGACTTGGGTGCTGATGATTTTATCCGTAAACCTGTAACTGTAGATGAATTGCTGGCACGAGTGCGATCGCTCCTACGTTTGAAGCATAGTATGGATGAACGTGATGAAATTGCCCGCCAGCGAGAAGATTTTGTCTCTCGTCTCACCCACGATTTACGCACTCCCTTAGTGGCGGCCGATCGCATGTTGATGCTATTTCAGCAAGGTGCATTGGGAACATTATCACCACAAATGCAGGAAGTAATCACCATTATGGCCCGTAGTAATATCAACCTGCTTACTATGGTCAATACCTTATTGGAAGTTTATCGCTTTGAAGCAGGTCGCAAAAGTTTGGCATTTCAACCAGTTAATTTGGGACGTTTGCTAGAAGAGGTGACTGGAGAATTAGCACCACTAGCTCAAGCTAAAACACTGTCGCTAAATTTGGATTTTACTGAAGAGTCAAATACAGTTATGGGCGATCGCTTAGAATTGCATCGTCTATTTACAAACCTGATCGGCAATGCAATCAAATTTACCGACTCCGGGTCTGTGACTATTCGTTTTACTTCTCAACGACAGTTAGACAAAAGTAGCCAATCTCAGTTATCTGGAAAATCCAATCCCGTTGAATATATTAGCATTGCGATCGCGGATACTGGCCCAGGGATTCCCACCGAAGAACAGTCCACCATATTTGAACGATTTCGTCAAGGTAGTCACAAGAGTTCTGGTAGTGGCTTAGGACTCTACCTTGCTCGTCGAATTGTCGAGGCACATCAAGGTATTATTTTGCTGAATTCTGAATTGGGGAAAGGTAGTGTATTTATTGTCCTTTTACCCGCCACAACATGA
- the groL gene encoding chaperonin GroEL (60 kDa chaperone family; promotes refolding of misfolded polypeptides especially under stressful conditions; forms two stacked rings of heptamers to form a barrel-shaped 14mer; ends can be capped by GroES; misfolded proteins enter the barrel where they are refolded when GroES binds), producing the protein MAKRIIYNENARRALERGIDILAEAVAVTLGPKGRNVVLEKKFGAPQIVNDGVTIAKEIELEDHIENTGVALIRQAASKTNDAAGDGTTTATVLAHAIVKEGLRNVAAGANAISLKRGIDKATAFLVDKIKEHARPVEDSKAIAQVGAISAGNDEEVGQMIAQAMDKVGKEGVISLEEGKSMFTELEITEGMRFDKGYISPYFATDPERMEAVFDEPFILLTDKKIALVQDLVPVLEQVARAGRPLVIIAEDIEKEALATLVVNRLRGVLNVAAVKAPGFGDRRKALLEDIAVLTGGQLITEDAGLKLDNTKLDSLGKARRITITKDSTTIVAEGNEAAVKARVEQIRRQIDETESSYDKEKLQERLAKLSGGVAVVKVGAATETEMKDKKLRLEDAINATKAAVEEGIVPGGGTTLAHLAPELEVWAKSNLKDEELIGALIVVRALPAPLKRIAENAGQNGAVIAERVKEKEFNVGYNAATNEFVDLLAAGIVDPAKVTRSALQNAASIAGMVLTTECIIVDKPEPKDGAPAGAGAGGGDFDY; encoded by the coding sequence ATGGCAAAGCGCATTATCTACAACGAAAACGCCCGTCGCGCCTTAGAACGAGGCATTGACATCCTGGCTGAGGCTGTAGCTGTTACCCTTGGCCCCAAAGGTCGTAACGTAGTCCTAGAAAAGAAATTTGGCGCACCGCAAATTGTTAATGACGGTGTAACGATCGCTAAAGAAATCGAATTAGAAGACCACATTGAAAACACTGGCGTAGCTTTGATTCGTCAAGCTGCCTCTAAGACCAACGATGCTGCGGGCGATGGTACCACAACTGCTACCGTTTTAGCTCATGCGATCGTCAAAGAAGGCTTGCGGAACGTTGCAGCTGGTGCTAACGCAATTTCCCTGAAGCGTGGTATTGATAAAGCTACTGCCTTTTTGGTAGACAAAATCAAAGAACACGCCCGTCCAGTGGAAGATTCCAAAGCCATTGCCCAAGTTGGTGCAATCTCGGCTGGTAATGACGAAGAAGTCGGTCAGATGATTGCCCAAGCAATGGACAAGGTGGGTAAGGAAGGCGTAATTTCCCTAGAAGAAGGGAAATCTATGTTCACCGAGTTGGAAATCACTGAAGGGATGCGCTTTGACAAAGGCTACATCTCTCCTTATTTCGCTACTGACCCTGAGCGGATGGAAGCAGTTTTTGATGAGCCTTTCATACTGCTGACCGATAAGAAAATCGCTTTGGTACAAGACCTTGTACCAGTGTTAGAGCAAGTAGCTCGTGCTGGTCGTCCTTTGGTAATTATCGCCGAAGATATTGAAAAAGAAGCTTTGGCAACCTTAGTAGTAAACCGTTTGCGCGGTGTACTCAACGTGGCTGCTGTTAAGGCTCCTGGTTTTGGCGATCGCCGCAAAGCACTACTAGAAGACATCGCTGTTTTAACTGGTGGTCAACTAATTACCGAAGATGCTGGTTTGAAGCTAGATAACACCAAGCTGGATAGCCTGGGTAAAGCTCGCCGGATCACCATTACCAAGGACAGCACCACAATTGTTGCCGAAGGTAACGAAGCTGCTGTTAAGGCTCGTGTAGAACAGATTCGTCGTCAAATCGATGAAACCGAATCTTCTTACGACAAAGAGAAATTACAAGAGCGTCTTGCTAAACTCTCTGGTGGTGTCGCTGTCGTGAAAGTTGGTGCAGCGACTGAAACCGAAATGAAAGACAAGAAACTGCGCCTAGAAGACGCTATCAACGCCACCAAAGCTGCTGTGGAAGAAGGTATCGTTCCTGGCGGTGGTACAACTCTGGCTCACCTTGCTCCTGAATTGGAAGTTTGGGCGAAGAGCAATCTTAAAGATGAAGAGTTGATTGGTGCTTTGATTGTTGTTCGTGCTTTACCTGCACCTCTGAAGCGGATTGCTGAAAACGCTGGTCAGAATGGTGCTGTGATCGCTGAACGCGTTAAAGAGAAAGAATTCAATGTTGGCTACAATGCTGCAACAAACGAATTCGTCGATTTGTTAGCTGCTGGTATTGTTGACCCTGCTAAAGTGACTCGTTCTGCTCTGCAAAACGCTGCATCCATCGCTGGTATGGTGTTGACAACCGAATGTATTATAGTTGACAAGCCTGAACCAAAAGATGGCGCTCCTGCTGGCGCTGGTGCTGGTGGCGGCGACT
- a CDS encoding response regulator transcription factor, with translation MDRSATSATAMKEPSMKDHKRLLLIDDDPNLILLVKDYLEFRGYEVITAENGREALEILEQDVPDMIICDVMMPEMDGYTFVEQVRQNERTSWIPVLFLSAKGQSADRVKGLNKGADVYMVKPFEPEELVAQVESSLKQTIRWKEHQAKGGENGSRIQVPFDVQLTPTELKVVQFVARGLANREIAEELNVSQRTVESHVSNMLGKTNLHNRTELARWAIENQMA, from the coding sequence ATGGACCGAAGCGCGACAAGTGCCACTGCTATGAAAGAGCCCAGCATGAAAGATCACAAACGACTTCTATTGATTGATGATGACCCTAACCTCATCTTGCTGGTGAAGGATTACTTAGAATTCCGGGGATACGAAGTCATCACCGCCGAAAATGGACGTGAAGCTCTGGAAATTTTAGAGCAAGATGTTCCAGACATGATTATCTGCGATGTGATGATGCCGGAAATGGACGGATATACTTTTGTGGAACAAGTCCGGCAAAACGAACGCACCAGTTGGATTCCGGTTCTTTTCCTTTCAGCTAAGGGACAAAGCGCAGACCGAGTTAAGGGTCTGAATAAAGGTGCTGATGTTTATATGGTCAAGCCCTTTGAACCAGAAGAACTCGTAGCCCAAGTTGAATCCTCGCTGAAACAAACTATCCGTTGGAAAGAACACCAAGCAAAAGGAGGCGAAAATGGTTCCCGCATCCAGGTTCCCTTCGATGTGCAATTAACCCCAACAGAACTGAAAGTAGTCCAGTTTGTCGCTAGGGGTTTAGCTAACCGGGAAATTGCTGAAGAACTAAATGTTAGTCAGCGCACAGTTGAAAGCCATGTGTCCAATATGTTGGGCAAAACCAATCTCCATAACCGCACTGAACTAGCGCGGTGGGCGATTGAAAATCAAATGGCCTAA